One region of Flavobacterium sp. GSB-24 genomic DNA includes:
- a CDS encoding HAD family phosphatase codes for MIDTIIFDFGDIFINLDKPATISGLQKLGMTEWNNDFDQLNFSFETGHISPEDFIGGFQKQLPNASKEEILKAWNAVLADFPLYRLEFLKELSKKYRLFLLSNTDSIHINTFETKNGTAFYEDFYGCFEKVYFSFDMGLRKPDPKIYQFLLDKHNLLPENTLFVDDKKENTDSAAALGIKVWNLQVGKEDVIDLYNKNII; via the coding sequence ATGATTGATACTATAATTTTTGACTTTGGAGATATCTTTATCAATTTAGACAAACCTGCCACAATTTCTGGTTTGCAAAAATTAGGAATGACAGAATGGAATAATGACTTTGATCAATTAAATTTTTCTTTTGAAACTGGACATATTTCTCCAGAAGATTTTATTGGCGGTTTTCAAAAACAACTTCCAAATGCATCGAAAGAAGAAATCTTAAAAGCTTGGAATGCTGTATTGGCAGATTTTCCTTTATACCGTTTGGAGTTCCTAAAAGAATTATCAAAAAAATATCGTTTGTTTTTATTGAGTAATACTGATTCTATTCATATCAACACATTTGAAACAAAAAACGGAACTGCCTTTTATGAAGATTTTTATGGCTGTTTTGAAAAAGTTTATTTCTCCTTTGATATGGGATTAAGAAAACCAGATCCAAAAATTTATCAATTCTTGCTTGACAAACATAATCTATTACCAGAAAACACTTTATTTGTTGACGATAAAAAAGAAAACACCGACAGCGCAGCAGCTCTAGGCATTAAAGTCTGGAATCTTCAAGTT